Proteins co-encoded in one Leucoraja erinacea ecotype New England unplaced genomic scaffold, Leri_hhj_1 Leri_1476S, whole genome shotgun sequence genomic window:
- the LOC129715880 gene encoding uncharacterized protein LOC129715880, giving the protein MRVEEIGSKVKSKSGRQTKPGQKSKRATFQHNCVRGKSVVKTSLKALCLNARSIRNKVDELNVQIAINDYDIVGITETWLQGDQGWELNIQGYSIFRRDRRKGKGGGVALLIREGINAMERKDISLEDVESVWVELHNTKGQKTLVGVVYRPPNSSSEVGDGIKQEIRNACDKGKTVIMGDFNLHIDWVNQIGRGAEEEDFLECMRDSYLNQHVEEPTREQAILDWVLSNEEGLVSNLVVRAPLGKSDHNMVEFFIRMESDIVNSETMVQNLKKGNFEGMRRELAKIDWQLILKGLTVDMQWKTFKDCMDELQKLFIPVWQKTKSGKVVHPWITREISDSIKAKDEVYKLARKSSIY; this is encoded by the coding sequence atgagggtagaagaaataggtagcaaggtgaaaagtaaaagtggcaggcagacaaaaccagggcaaaaatcaaaaagggccacttttcaacataattgtgtaaggggtaagagtgttgtaaaaacaagcctgaaggctttgtgtctcaatgcaaggagcattcgtaataaggtggatgagttgaatgtgcagatagctattaatgactatgatatagttgggatcacggagacatggctccagggtgaccaaggctgggagctgaacatccagggatattcaatattcaggagggatagacggaaaggaaaaggaggtggggtagcgttactgattagagaggggattaatgcaatggaaaggaaggatattagtttggaggatgtggaatcggtatgggtagagctgcacaacactaaggggcagaaaacgctggtgggtgttgtgtacaggccacctaacagtagtagtgaagttggagatggtatcaaacaggaaattagaaatgcgtgcgacaaaggcaaaacggttataatgggtgacttcaatctacatatagattgggtgaatcaaattggcaggggtgctgaggaagaggatttcttggaatgtatgcgggatagttatctaaatcaacatgtagaggaaccaacgagagagcaggctattttagactgggtattgagtaatgaggaagggttagttagcaatcttgttgtacgtgcccccttgggcaagagtgaccataatatggttgagttcttcattaggatggagagtgacattgttaattcagaaacaatggttcagaacttaaagaaaggtaactttgagggtatgagacgtgaattggccaagattgactggcaattaattctaaaagggttgacggtggatatgcaatggaagacatttaaagactgcatggatgaactacaaaaattgttcatcccagtttggcaaaagactaaatcagggaaggtagtacatccatggataacaagggaaatcagtgatagtatcaaagcgaaggatgaagtgtacaaattagccagaaaaagcagcatatacTGA